Proteins from a genomic interval of Malassezia vespertilionis chromosome 9, complete sequence:
- a CDS encoding uncharacterized protein (COG:S; EggNog:ENOG503P49B) codes for MSPPRIILRPPPSRDFLQGYPGIPESETRPAAHLTGTIEIQHGSKQLSAAWLRVEMSKVETLPSGESWTELIGQGPIDVWQAAPSGNAADGEVWQTLPQVRKTLYSPQRKFEFRVNVPEKLPPSLRLEKNGGISYQLVATMCVQIKRYVPSHPNHSGFFRRTLVKKVLQDVRAIHLEKHELHSTWPLYNVPEDDEAFAGPFRARLYWNKRAYAALDPVEVRIIVYSDAPETVKLKNIIMSVRQTVTYLPDGKGTATTGDTARPSQQRTEVLVSKNRGIRKKIRKGEFLMYDLAITIPKNHTLMSVLTAKHIEVSHALRVAIEVGKERVMFEHIELQISGFSANVSESAMARIGHVPALCLTNEEPMDPMPSHETHPVFMDTQPTSPDYAAYAGYDQMMVDGGMEMPLLAQDAAFIGTPTPRGPLVFHARDSRIANERNSIYHDTEAASFRNQYMNAPSTRPKHMSLLPPQGMYRPDDVITPGGQVSPRPPMSEFFASPQRDGNYSRVSMYDDPSLNLAVPVIKTPARTSSIDAVQPARTDTNTVPPMRDALQGATANPGGAPPFRSAEAEKIRLFERARAEAEQYQQQYTHGAVFPGEERGDEPPAANSAPSTAQFSTAAEEKAALSARAQAEAAAAHYAERAAHAQEESVATPPPHAPSAASTPFLTRSEARAMEEKAKLQSHYALSESPSPPFVTAASNKTTSNLPMLGETAKAEGSAAPPPRPPKLPLAEP; via the exons ATGTCGCCGCCGCGAAT CATCTTGCGTCCCCCTCCAAGTCGGGACTTTCTTCAGGGGTACCCCGGCATTCCCGAATCCGAGACTCGGCCTGCCGCGCATCTAACAGGTACCATTGAAATCCAGCATGGCAGCAAGCAGCTCTCTGCTGCATGGCTGCGTGTGGAAATGTCCAAGGTCGAGACGCTGCCATCCGGCGAGTCATGGACCGAACTGATCGGACAGGGCCCGATCGATGTATGGCAGGCCGCGCCTAGCGGCAACGCTGCCGATGGTGAAGTATGGCAAACACTCCCTCAGGTACGCAAAACTTTATactcaccgcagcgcaaatTTGAGTTCCGCGTGAATGTTCCTGAAAAGCTACCGCCGTCTTTGCGTCTGGAAAAGAACGGGGGCATTAGCTACCAGCTGGTCGCTACCATGTGTGTCCAGATCAAACGGTACGTTCCGAGCCACCCTAACCACAGCGGTTTCTTCCGCCGCACCCTCGTCAAAAAGGTCTTGCAAGACGTGCGCGCTATTCATCTGGAAAAGCACGAGCTGCACTCGACGTGGCCGCTGTACAATGTGCCCGAGGACGACGAAGCTTTCGCCGGGCcgttccgcgcgcgcctgtaCTGGAACAAGCGTGCGTatgccgcgctggatccTGTGGAAGTGCGTATCATTGTATACAGCGATGCCCCGGAGACGGTTAAGCTAAAGAACATTATTATGTCTGTGCGCCAGACCGTCACGTACCTTCCCGACGGAAAAGGTACGGCGACCACCGGCGACACGGCTCGGCCGTCGCAGCAACGCACCGAGGTTCTTGTATCCAAGAACCGTGGCATCCGCAAAAAGATCCGCAAAGGCGAGTTCCTCATGTACGATCTGGCGATCACGATCCCCAAAAACCACACGCTCATGTCCGTCTTGACCGCGAAACACATTGAGGTTTCGCATGCACTACGAGTTGCTATAGAGGTCGGCAAGGAGCGGGTCATGTTTGAGCACATTGAGCTCCAAATTTCTGGCTTCTCTGCCAATGTGAGCGAgtcggccatggcgcggaTCGGACACGTCCCGGCGCTATGCCTCACGAATGAGGAGCCAATGGATCCGATGCCATCGCACGAAACACACCCCGTGTTCATGGACACCCAGCCAACAAGCCCTGATTACGCGGCGTATGCCGGCTACGATCAAATGATGGTCGACGGCGGGATGGAAATGCCGTTGCTAGCACAGGATGCAGCATTCATCGGCACTCCGACGCCGCGGGGACCGCTTGTCTTCCACGCGCGTGATTCGCGGATCGCAAACGAACGCAATTCCATCTACCACGATACGGAGGCCGCGTCTTTCCGGAACCAGTACATGAATGCACCGTCAACGCGGCCCAAGCACATGAGTTTGCTTCCACCGCAGGGAATGTACCGGCCTGACGATGTGATCACACCGGGCGGGCAGGTCTCGCCACGCCCCCCCATGTCAGAGTTCTTTGCCAGTCCACAGCGCGATGGCAACTATAGCCGAGTGTCGATGTACGACGACCCTTCCCTGAACTTGGCTGTTCCCGTGATCAAGACACCGGCCAGGACGTCGTCCATAGACGCGGTCCAGCCTGCGCGCACCGACACTAACACTGTACCGCCaatgcgcgatgcactgcaagGTGCGACGGCAAAtccaggcggcgcgccgccgtttcGGTCCGCCGAGGCGGAAAAAATCCGTCTTTTTGaacgcgcacgcgccgaggcgGAGCAGTACCAACAGCAATACACTCACGGTGCAGTGTTCCCGGGAGAAGAGCGTGGCGACGAGCCACCTGCAGCAAActccgcgccgagcaccgcgcagtTTTCCACCGCCGCGGAAgaaaaagcggcgctctcTGCCCGGGCACAGGCCGAagccgcggcggcacactatgccgagcgtgccgcacaTGCACAGGAAGAAAGCGTTGcaacgccgccgccgcatgcCCCTTCTGCGGCATCCACACCGTTCCTCACAAGGtccgaggcgcgcgccatggagGAAAAGGCCAAGTTGCAGAGCCACTATGCACTGTCCGAGTCCCCGTCGCCGCCTTTTGTGACTGCAGCGTCAAATAAAACCACGTCCAACTTGCCAATGCTGGGCGAAACCGCAAAAGCTGAAgggagcgcggcgccgccgccgcggccgcccAAGCTTCCTCTCGCGGAGCCGTAG
- the RNR1 gene encoding ribonucleoside-diphosphate reductase (EggNog:ENOG503NWE4; COG:F): MIFVYKRDGRKEEVRFDKVTARVAKLCYGLDMNYVDPIEITRKVIDGIYEGVTTVELDNLAAETAAYKTTTHPDYAVLAARIAISNLHKETKKTFSQVVKDLYDYVNPRTGKHSPMISDETYEAVMANKDTLDSAIIYERDFHYNFFGFKTLERSYLLRVNGKVAERPQHMLMRVAVGIHGANVENAIETYNYMSEKAFTHASPTLFNAGTPNPQMSSCFLIAMQDDSIEGIYDTLKSCAMISKTAGGIGLHIHNIRSTGSYIAGTNGVSNGIIPMLRVFNNTARYVDQGGNKRPGAFAIYLEPWHSDVFEFIDLRKNHGKEEVRARDLFFALWIPDLFMRRVQEGGDWSLMCPHECPGLSDSYGEEFDALYERYEREGRAKRTVKAQKLWYAVLEGQIETGGPFILYKDAANRKSNQKNVGVIKSSNLCTEIMEYSSPDETAVCNLASIALPTFVEGTGAAKRYNFERLHDVAKVVCKNLNRIIDINYYPVESARRSNMRHRPIGIGVQGLADAFMIMGYPFDSPEARLLNLQIFETIYHAALERSSEIAAELGPYETYAGSPASQGILQFDMWNKTPTDLWDWATLKEKIAKHGLRNSLLLAPMPTASTSQILGFNECFEPYTSNIYMRRVLAGEFQVVNPWLLRELVEQGLWNESMKQKIIAHGGSIQNIADIPDRIKALYKTVWEISQKVIIDMAADRGAFICQSQSLNVHLSAPTFGQLTSMHFYGWKKGLKTGSYYLRTRPAANAIQFTVSKEDIAEAKESKKNASQAALQAKATDKAQIEEARAKQQVFSTDAVVQGVGRLGVDGTVTHDGPRTEGAPAEDDGFQAALERQKRRQEEADRLACSLENKEACLMCSG, translated from the exons ATGATCTTTGTGTACAAGCGAG ACGGACGCAAAGAAGAGGTACGCTTTGACAAGGTCACTGCCCGTGTGGCAAAGCTGTGCTACGGCCTCGACATGAACTATGTCGACCCCATCGAAATCACACGCAAGGTGATTGATGGTATCTATGAAGGTGTGACCACGGTCGAGCTGGACAACCTTGCGGCAGAGACTGCCGCATACAAGACGACGACGCACCCTGACTATGCcgtgctcgctgcgcggaTTGCCATCAGCAACCTGCACAAGGAGACGAAAAAGACGTTTAGCCAAGTCGTCAAGGACCTGTACGACTATGTGAACCCTCGTACTGGCAAGCACAGCCCCATGATCTCGGACGAGACGTACGAGGCCGTGATGGCAAACAAGGACACGCTTGACTCTGCGATCATTTACGAACGCGACTTCCACTACAACTTTTTTGGCTTCAAGACACTCGAGCGCTCCTACCTGCTCCGTGTCAATGGCAAGGTCGCTGAGCGGCCGCAGCATATGCTGATGCGCGTTGCGGTTGGTATCCATGGCGCCAACGTAGAGAACGCGATTGAGACGTACAACTACATGTCTGAAAAAGCGTTTACGCACGCCTCTCCGACGCTGTTCAATGCCGGCACGCCCAACCCCCAAATGTCGTCGTGCTTTTTGATCGCGATGCAGGACGACTCGATTGAAGGCATTTACGACACGCTCAAGTCGTGTGCGATGATCAGCAAGACGGCCGGCGGGATTGGTCTACACATTCACAATATCCGCAGCACGGGCTCGTACATTGCCGGCACGAACGGTGTGAGTAACGGTATTATTCCCATGCTCCGCGTTTTCAACAACACGGCGCGCTACGTCGACCAGGGCGGCAACAAGCGCCCTGGTGCGTTTGCAATCTACCTTGAGCCGTGGCACTCGGACGTGTTTGAGTTTATTGATCTGCGTAAGAACCACGGCAAGGAGGaggtgcgcgcacgcgacCTCTTTTTTGCGCTCTGGATTCCCGACCTGTTTATGCGCCGTGTCCAGGAGGGTGGCGACTGGTCGCTCATGTGCCCGCACGAGTGCCCCGGTCTGTCGGACTCGTATGGCGAGGAGTTTGATGCGCTGTACGAACGCTACGAGCGCGAAggccgcgccaagcgcactgTCAAGGCACAGAAGCTGTGGTACGCTGTACTTGAGGGCCAAATTGAGACGGGCGGTCCGTTTATCCTCTACAAAGACGCTGCGAACCGCAAGAGCAACCAGAAGAATGTCGGCGTGATCAAGTCGTCGAACTTGTGCACGGAGATTATGGAGTACAGCTCGCCGGACGAGACGGCCGTGTGCAATCTGGCCTCCATTGCCCTTCCCACCTTTGTCGAGGGCACGGGCGCTGCGAAGCGCTACAACTTTGAGCGCCTGCACGACGTGGCAAAGGTGGTGTGCAAGAACTTGAACCGTATTATCGACATCAACTACTATCCCGTCGagtcggcgcgccgctccaaCATGCGCCACCGTCCGATTGGTATTGGTGTTCAAGGTCTTGCTGACGCATTTATGATTATGGGCTATCCGTTTGACAGCCccgaggcgcgcttgctcaaCCTGCAAATCTTTGAGACCATCTatcacgccgcgctcgagcgctcGAGCGAGATTGCAGCCGAGCTTGGGCCCTACGAAACCTATGCAGGCTCGCCTGCTTCCCAGGGCATCTTGCAGTTTGACATGTGGAACAAGACGCCCACAGATCTCTGGGACTGGGCCACACTCAAGGAAAAGATTGCCAAGCATGGCCTGCGCAACTCGCTGCTCCttgcgccgatgccgacCGCATCCACGAGCCAGATTCTCGGGTTCAACGAGTGCTTCGAGCCGTACACGAGCAACATTTATATGCGCCGTGTTCTCGCTGGCGAGTTCCAGGTGGTCAACCCGtggctcttgcgcgagctcgtcgagcaggGCCTGTGGAACGAGTCGATGAAGCAAAAGATTATCGCCCACGGCGGCTCGATCCAGAACATTGCCGATATTCCCGACCGTATCAAGGCGCTGTACAAGACGGTGTGGGAGATCAGCCAGAAGGTGATTATCGATATGGCGGCGGACCGCGGTGCTTTCATCTGCCAGAGCCAGAGTCTGAATGTACACCTCAGTGCACCTACATTTGGCCAGCTCACTTCGATGCATTTCTACGGCTGGAAGAAGGGACTCAAGACGGGGTCTTATtatttgcgcacgcgcccTGCTGCCAATGCGATTCAGTTTACCGTGTCCAAGGAGgacattgccgaggcgAAGGAGTCGAAGAAGAATGCGTCGCAGGCAGCATTGCAGGCCAAGGCTACCGATAAGGCCCAGATCgaggaggcgcgcgccaagcagcaagTTTTCTCAACAGACGCTGTCGTCCAAGGCGTTGGCCGTCTTGGCGTCGACGGCACGGTTACGCATGATGGGCCGCGCACGGAGGGTGCACCTGCAGAGGACGATGGATTCCAGGCTGCACTTGAACGCCaaaagcgccgccaagAAGAGGCTGATCGTCTTGCATGCTCTTTAGAGAACAAGGAGGCTTGCCTGATGTGTTCTGGCTAG